The DNA window attttatttgttttctttttccggTCCTTCTGCGGCTACGTGTTGTGAACCTGACGCAGTTGTAGCCCGGGGTTGTAAGCTGGTTTCACTCGCCCTCTTGTGGTGAGGACTCCAGGGAGCAGTGAGGGACAGGTCAGACTGAACGCACAATAATATCAGACAGCATGctaaatgtaaacaacaaaGTATGTAGTCTCCATGATTCCCCACAAGGCGTCAGCAGGAGAGGGGATTTTTTAGAATTCTGAATTATTATTAGGCTATTATTAGTAATatcactattattattattattattattattattgttgttgttattattattatatctgGTAAATTTGcaatgtttgtaaaaaatatataataggCCTACGTGTATTCTTTcaatttaaatatgtatttatttgtttacgtGTTTTTTGGGCAAACATCCATGACTTAtttgtaaatgaatataatttCTAATAATAGTCGGCATGTAGAGGTCATTTCCTAGTTCATggttactttgttgttgtttttctcagccAAATATAGGCTAATATCATATTGCAGTGATTGGCATTTGTTGCATCAACTTCACTATGTTGTATTATTCACATCAAATTAATTATTTCCATACCGGTTGGATCATGATATCAGAATCTTTAAGTAATTGTATGTTTGGGTGTGGGCCCATACAGCCTCTCACATACACTATGGACGGCTGCCCGGTTTCACTGTTCGTCATCGCGTTTTTCCCAGCGTCCTCCTGCGTATGCATATGCGACCGACGGCTTGATTTCATAAcgtgaggaggaagagaggaatgGGGCTTTGAGCACGGATGAGCACCAGAACCGGTACACTCTATGCACCAGCAGTGTTATCTGTGTTCCCGGGCCATGCACTCAGTGCTTTAGAGGAGATGCGGTAGTGGaggctgctgatgctgctgtcCGATCAGCTGTTTTTTGCGTCTTAAGCATCATCGCCGTGACGGCCAGAAAGATCCAGATCAAGCTCCAGAGCCAGGGACACCGCAGACCGGATCACACAGGATGGAGTTCAAGCATCTGGTGGAGGCGGCGGAGAAGTGGTGTTCCGGTAACCCGTTCGACCTCATCTTCGCCGAGGAGGACGACGAGAGGCGGCTGGACTTTTACGCAGAGCCCGGCGTCTCCTTCTACGTACTGTGTCCCGGCGGCACCGACACTTTCGTAAGTGAGCCTCTGCAGGGCCTCAAGCTGTGAGTGTATGttcgtgtctgtctgtctgtctgtgtgtgtgtgtgtgtgtgtgtgtgtgtgtgtgtgtgtgtgtgtgtgtgtgtgtgcgtgcgtgcgtgcgtgcgtgtgtgtgtgtgtgtgtgtgtgtgtgtgcgttatcGTAGGTGCGTCGGGGCTGCGCAGGAGGTGGGGTTGTCCCGCTTGGTCACGGTTTTTCCAGCTAATGGACATtgggaggaggggtggggggcttCGGGCAAAAAATGGAGgatgatgtcattttaatttgaatccACACGCAGCACCCTCCCACTCTCTGccgatgctgttttttttctccatcataATCAACAGCGATAACCCTCTGAACTCAGCACCACCCGCAACACCACGAGAACCaggttacaataaaaaaaagaggccagttactttcaaaataaaagctctacGGTTAATCACGTTGCATTTGAAACCTACGCAATGAATTAAGGCTGATAGCTGGATGGGTATACGCAGAAAATGATCTGATTTCTGTTCAGTgtcatttaattatttctaaGTTCTAATGATCGCTAAAAACTCAAATCCAGGTCATTCTGTAAACCAAACTGGATAATTCTGTCCACAGTTAATATAGGCCTACTAATTTATTTGGAGCAAGAGGCTTAGTTTCTGCAAACATGAAATAAGTAGTCTCAATAACTCGGGTTGcatttttcatgtattttttgttaCTAGTGTAAGTTTTCCTGCTCTGATCCAGGACTGAACCCAAGATGTTATAATGAAACCCTggacacaaataaagacagcacaATATGTTATTTGGTCCTGTAACCTTTTAGCAACATCAGAGTCTTAAATCCAATGTGATTGTTCTGCATCTGTTAAACAGAAACTCCGGAAATTTAGAATTGTTTTGAAACCCCAAACTACAGAACTGAAGGGAACACACTCAGTGTTTTCATTGCTGCAGCATTCAGATTTCTTTGACACTGTTTACTATCTATATCCTAACAATGTGatgggaggggtgggggggtctcaTGAGGCCAGAAATCCCTCCTCCGGCTCAGTGACAGAGGCTAAGGGCGGGGTGAAGATGGAGCTGGCCCAGGAGCCAGAGCATCTGTAGAGTCAATAACACATTATGTCACATCAAGCGTGCATGTGTTATGTGTTTTCAGGAATCGTCCATCCCACCAATTGCACAGAAAGGCTTCTTAGGGGCTTTCCATGACTGCAGATGGAATATAAACTTGTGAATCCAGCCCCCTGCATAGTCAAAAGTGTCCCGTAAAGAACATAAtgacagagaaggaaaacatAGCAGAGTGTTACataacacagctacacacaagATGTAGCATTATTACATCATGGTGTAGTTCTTAGTTATCTCACTTTCAACCCTCCACATTCTCCTGCTGCTGGATCGTATGCATGCCAAATGTTGcactcatgtacacacactcacacacttttaCATGACCACAAACGCACTCTTCTGGTGTGTGCTCTGAAATCAGCTAGAATAACTCCCTGAATACAACTATCAACAGGACATCTGACATACTGTCTCTCTCATTCCTTGTTTccctctctcatacacacaagGCCTTCTCCctgtttactgtatgttttgtcCTCAACTCTGTGAATCACTGCCCCTGTTTTGTCACAAGAGGGTGCTGTGAGCTAAGTTCTAACATGATAACAGCACAGCCAGCTACACATCAGTGTTTCCACCTCTGTCATTTTCACATTCAGACTAAGTGCTAGTAGTTTTTAGTCATCTGGGTCATGTGACACAATGTTTAACAGCTCAAAAACAAGCGCCACATGATTTGCTCTGTGAGATCTGCTGAAAGATGAGTTGTTGGTGGTGTAGCATTGGCACACCCTCATGTGAGTCCATCCATCAGTGTCAGACTGGAACAAGCATCCCTCAGCAGTCCCAGCATGAGGGCTCAATATCAGGCCTGTCTACACAACTtagaataaatgtttctctgtggCTGATTCACATGACTTTTAATGACTTATAAAACACAGAATACACACcacagattttaaaaccatATCCCTAAATATTTCttacttaaaatatatttaattcataATTTAATTCAGGTACTTTTAATTCTTGGTTGATTACCTCATTACAAACCATTCATTTATCACAAATTATACCTGGGATCAGTGGGAGCCACTGGATTTTCCACCTTAACTGATTAAACAAGCCtcttttatcatgttttaagGGGTGTTCTTCATGCTTTGAATTTCAGTTATCCATCAATTAATCcgtttttatttacttaaccACATGTCTCATTAAAGTTATTTCATGACACTAGGCATGTCGGCCAGGTTTAGATTTTTCTAACAATATTTCCAGAGATGCAACATTGTGCAAACAACCAAAATATGTAGAGATAATTGAGAATTGCCTAACTTTAAAGTAGAAATACGGGCTAATAGAATAAGTTGGACAAGCCGGTCCAGGGCAGCAGGCTATCTGCAACAACTACTGACAGGAATCTGCAGGACGAGAGAGCGCTAAAACTCCTGGAAAGAGAAATACTTAGAAACATGCATTAATGTCACATATGAATACAAatggagagcgagagaggggacagagaaGAAGCTCTGTGTACCCTGTCCCCATGGTAGTCTATTTGGGGTTCAGAATGTTACACAAAGATTCTtcaacatgttgacatgttggaGGAGCTCAGAATTGAACTACTGACCTTTCAAAAGCGTCCTGCTTTTCAGTGCCTAATAAAGGAATGTAAACTTTATTCTAGTTTTTTAAAGGAACCAGTGCAGATGAGCTAATATGGGAGACATGTGATCTCTTTTTCAGTTCTTGCTAGTACATGTGCTGTTTTAGACCAGCCAAAGCGTCTTTAGGGACTTATCAGAGCAGCCTGATAACAGAGAATTGCAATAACACTACCAAGAAGCAACACATGCATGGAATAGCTTTTCTGAAACATTTTGAGACTGGATGATTTTTGCAAGGTTACGTGGGAGAAAAAAGGCTCTCCGTGAAATTTGTTGTATGTGGGAGCTGAAGAACACATCCAGATCTAATATAACATCCAGATTCCTTACAGTGGTGCTGGATGCCAGGAGGGTGCAATCTAGGGTGGCTTTATATTAGATAATAAATCTCTATAGTGTGATTGATGCCAAGCGCAGTAACTCCGCTTACTCCGGTTTTAACCCCTAATAGTTCCTTTAACTGTGAATATTAGGAATTgaatttcttttaaatgtcacaaccaggtttaaaaaaaacaacaacttgtctTTTACTGTCAACTGAAAACAGTTCATGCTCTTTTATGCTTCAGGTCAAGTTGCACTTTAGGTCAGAAGCCCCAAATCACTTCCCGACATACAATCTAATCTATAGCCTTTGAGTCCAATCAAACAATGCTTACAGTAAGTGAAGGGGAAATGGTTGTAAAGTTTATCTAAAACTCCTTCTGTGCAAGACGCCTGTCAACCTGCACTAATGAGGAAGTAGACTTTTATGTCAAAGTATTACAACATAATGAACACTGTTTAATTGGCCTTAGGTGTGCCGACATTTCTGACCTAAGTAGTACAATCATTAATGAAAGTGTCAAACAATTTAATCATTGGTAAGGTAACAATGAAGTATTGATTCATATCTAGTAACAAGTCAGTATGATGCACCTCTTCAATACACCTGTAGATTGATAGGAACTTCTGATATGACACTATATAATTAttcattttcaatcattttgtTAATAGTGAGGTTTTTCTTCTCCTTAAACATCCTTTGACAAATTTTCAGGATGTTGTGTACAAACGTGTGTCCTTTGTTTACTGCATGTCTTTGGTGAAATATCTCTTAATCTGGTTTAATTGCTTTGTTCTAGTTTTCCAATGCACCATGGCCCCTGACCCAGCTTTATTCAGGATTGTGGTTGAAGTGTCTTTGGAACGACACCTCCTTTTACATTTGctaatgttttttgtgtgtgaatcttTGATCGTGTCCATAGCACGTGTGGAGTGAAAGCGAGGACTGCCTTCCCTTCCTGCAGCTAGCCCAGGACTACATTTCCTCCTGCGGGAAGAAGACTCTGCTGGAGGTGCTGGAGAAGGTCTTCACGTCCTTCAGGCCTGTAAGGAAACGAAAGCACGACGCTCCCTGTAGTTACACTTTTCTTTGACACACTGCATGAACCAAGGCGCAGCAacgtctgcttgttgtgtctgtttttgtataTTACAACCCTGATGCATGCTGTTCTCTTTGGTACGGACCAAACTTGCTGACCTCAACCAGAGTTCTCACCATTTAATGTTGCCTTCATTTTGGCAATACATAAAGTAATGGAAAAGGATTCTCACAAGATTCTAGTCTATTTGACATGTAGTAGTCGTTTTATTTCCATGCACCTTCAATTTGAAGAGCTAACTTAGTCTTTTGGAGTCTTCCTTCCTTAAGCTCTTTGTTGAATATAAATCACTTAGTGGAACTGAAATTTTTAGAATCAAAATAGGTGTAAAGGTGTAGGGTATCGTTATGAAGCTTCCAtattttttattgcaaaaaaaacattttaattagccATTAATAACGATATTATTGAGGTATTGTTCTCAATAAAGAAGTCGGATTGTGATAAGCACATCGtattatgtgtttttaacagATATCAGTGTCAGGATTGTGTGGATTCAACAActgaaacactgatttaaatcCCATATGATCAAATATAGTCCTTTTACAGGCATGCTTGGCTAAGCATAAAAACTGAACACTAGGGGACACAATAAGCCATAGGATATGCATTTGCCTATCAGAAGCTCTCTAATagaaatattatatatttatagcAGATGCTTCCTTTGGCCCTGGCCAACAAGGAAGTAACTTCAATCAGCCATGAAAAAAGTCCAGCACATTGCCCCTCATAAAACCATCAGGTTCACATTGACCCGAGCCAAGCTGGCTGTTTTCTACATTTCCAGTCTTTTACTAAGAAATAAAAGCCTCCTCTTTGTACTATAGCTTTAACACTTTCTGTGCTGTCTATAGTAGAATGACTACAGCAGACAATACATTTAAGGTCTTTGTTTAGGAGTAATAATAGAATTTAAAAGAAGGCATTATGAGGGATTGTTGTTTCTAAGTGTATGATCAGTAAAGCaatagagacagcaggtctatGATACAAATACAAGACCTGTGTTCAAATATGTTACTGGTAAGTATCGCAGTTAAGAAGTTCTAACACCAAATTATATGCAAAGTACAGAAAGTAAAAGTACCCTTCATGCAAATGgttcattttaaaggtcacatattatgcaaaatatacTTCACCATGGTTTTCTAACGCTAATATGTGTCCGTAgcttgtctacaaacccctccacttatgagaaaagtccatcctctctgtcttctgcatgctccacttttcagaaaatgtgcgcTCAAACAGGtggattttcccttcatgacatcacaaagggcagtaacccctccccccaagtgggtgacactcccacagctgggtgtttgttctgccctctgagtctgccttctcaccgtaaagaAATTgagcatggtgcaagaaagccaagGCCACCCAAACCCTTcaagagagggggcgtggtcaaacacagctcatttgcatttaaagctacaggcacagaaacaggctgttctgagcagggctgaaataaaggggtttataggcatgatcaaatacaggatcagggtGTACTTTTGGCGAAcatttttacttatttaaacttgaaaaggagaataatatgtgaccttttagaTTAGTGTACACACTATTGATATGCATGCATTAACTGCATTACTTTAATGTAGAGGAAAAATATAATGTGCTCTCCAACTGAGGTGGAGCAAATGTATAAAgaagctctgagttgatttgcTCGAGTGAAGTACAAGTACAACAAAATTGTTCTTAATTACTTTCCCTGAATAAATTAACTGGATGCACAGTAAGTTAAACTAAACATATCGAACTATTTATCTATAAAACACCTTTAAACATGCTCTGCCTGgtgctgaatgtttgtttgcacaTATACTGTAAACAAGGCCTCGTTAAGCTGCCTTCAtataagacagaaaacaaatgtggTGTTGCAAATACAGACTTATTAACTTTACAACCTTCATCCCCTACCAGCTGCTGGGCCTTCCAGATATAGAGGACGACAGTTTCGAGCATTACCACGCTGACATGGAGGGAGAACCAGGGCCCGACCACCAGCAGATGGGGGTCAGCCAGCAGTGATGAGGCCAAGACGAGACCTGCAGCTGGGGCAGAGCTGCTATGAGCCTCGACTCGGGCGTCCAAATACTTAACAACACtctaatgaaaacacacacacacacacacataaacacacacagaacatacTTGCAGTCAACTCGCTAAAAATGCACCACCATGTTTTTGAATGTCTAAGTGGCTTTGCTTCCCAAAGAGTGCACTCTGTTGCACTGTTTTAATCCCccaacaaaccaaacacacacacacacattctcatacACACAAAAAGGCTACATGAGGAGCAGCCATGTATGATACGAGTGTCATAATGATTCACCACCTGGTTAGTTAAAGTTCCACCGCACAGCAATACATGGGCCTCAGCTGGCTTTGTTATGCAGAAATACAGTCAGATGTCGCCGCAATACACACATTTCCCCCGTGGCTTCAGAGATGAATGTGAGAATTAACCTACTTCTCTGCCTGCCTGTTGACATGGAGGATACATGAGAGCTGAGTGAGAGTTGTAGTGAAAAGTGACAGTTTGTGGCTGTGTGAGACGTCGGTGGGAGTGACACAGGTGAAtggagaggggagggaaagGGTTATCATTTTCCACCTCacggagggagagaaggagggggagggagaaaaaaaaagaggttctCAGATgattaacatgtaaaaaaaagaaatgttgtatAGGTTTCAAAATAAGTTTTCACATTGGCCCTAgacttttaaatcaaagtgtgcAGCTTGAAGTAGCATGGATCATTTTGGAGGTGCGTCTCTTAAAGTTTTCTCGGCACAGCCCCTCAAAGACCCTAAAGTCacatttaaatcaatgtttctATCATATGACTATCACAACAAAGGCCCGTGCTACAGTTTAAGCCCTGTTTTGGGTGTCTCATTGTCACATGACACCCATAGTTCTTCTATCTTGTAGTCTTCCTTCCTGGCTGTTGGTGGTTCACAGTTTGCCCTCCTTTCTTAGCACAATCTGATAAGAAAGCTTCCTAAAGCTAGCCGAAACCTCTTTTGCGTGTATTGTTATGATTTCATAGCTTCTTTCAAGGTTTCTCTTGATCATAAATTTAAAGAGTGCACACCCAAACCCCTGTGTGATATCAcaggaaagagaaaatatttgacAGGCACCCTCTGCCTACCCTGTAATCTCTTATCTcacagtgtgttgttttgtgtcacaTCCAGTGCACTGCTATGCTTTAGTCCCCGCTGCTGTCCCCCACTCGATACACATTCAAGACTGTTTCAGAGGTTCCTCTTTAGCCCGTTTATTTTggcttgtaaatgtttttctttattgccTATTTGAATGTTTATAATGCAGTGTATCTTCTGTTTGTCCTCTGTGTGAAATTGTTCAATAAACGTGTGAACAGAGTGTCGTGCAGGCGTGTGTCTTCTTGTGCGTAAAGGCCTGAAGTTAATGGAACACAGGGCGCAGAACATGGAGAGCTTTTCATATCACAGAGTGGACTGGTGACCTGCTGCTGTGCCAACAGCCCGCTGGTGTTACTGGGGTTGACGTCACGGGCCACCTGACGCGCCCACTCAGTTCTGCGTCAAGCTGAAGGTAAGAAGGGAACCACAGACAGGAAATCATGCTGTggccttcaaagtaaaagcacaaaacaattGAATACGGTTCAGTAATCAGTTTCTTATTGACCACAAGCAACTGAGTTAGCAGAAATGACATTaaacatgcatgaaaaaaaaaaaaaaaaaaattcccctcgcgggatcaataaagtataaattattattataaatgcaGGCTATGTACCATCACAGGAGGTTTTATAGAAATCTGTTACAGGTGACCGTGAACAAGTAGGCCTATAGCATACACTAtaaataacaatgagtaaggtgttttacctgctttttaaaagtgtctcgagatataGTTAtaaattggcgctatacaaatacagattgattgattaatagaTTGATTAATTAGCATGCAATCGCAATATTTAAGTACGGTACAAGtagtctacaaaaaaaaagttatagtTGTCTACAATAATTCACCTACTGGATTTAAAATGATCCTAAATGAAGAATGGGAAGGAAACAGGTGCAATGGCAAACAGACTTTTATTGAACTTGTTTTGCAACGTAGTTTATGGGTACACtaaagacagatttaaaatcGAAAAAGTAGGAACTTCCTCATTTCTGTCATAACTTTTTCCCTATGTGCCGCGCTTACCGGTTTTACTTTGAAAGCGTATTTATCTTTTCCTGGTCAAAGTCGGGTAGTTTTATCGAACTGACTCACAGGGAGGAGGGCaatctctgcttttatttttctttccagaCGGCCACAGttgagcacaaaaacaaacttgaacCAGATGGGCTGTGGGTCAACATTCACGCCATTGTTTTCGTCTGAAGACGTTGAACTGAAGACTCATAGctgaagattttttattttctttattttaaccattgttatcattttttttttttaaaggggaagggttctgcaaagaaaaaaacaccacttGGAAATTTTTGAAATCAATTTTGCGTCAGTGAGTGCGCACTTTACGCACAGAGCGCTCCATGAAACTTTGAAATGTTGGATCACGGTCACTTTATGATTGTTCGCGTGTAAAGCTGCATTTCCTTTGTTGCTGGCACTTCCTAAAAACTCGTTGTAACCATGTGTCTTGGCTAAGAACTTTAAAGTGCACGAAAAACCTAAGGCTGTACGCCTGATACAGCATGGGGGCTAAACAGAGCAGCGCAGGATTTGATGGAAGAACTCGGGCTTATTCCAGCTCCGATCTCCCATCTGGGAACTCCAGCGGAGGGGAAAGGATTGCGGGTTTTAGGTACACCAATGGACCAGATGGCCCGCGGATCCGGTATACAGGAGGTGGGCCGACCAGCTCCGGGCTCAGTATACCGGCTGGCGGCAGGTCAGGATCACACGTACTCAATCAGAGCCTCGATGGCACGGATGGTGACGACGAGGGCCAGCTGCCTCCTGAAGGCCACAGGTTGCTTATAGGCTCCCTGCCTGCTCACCTGTCCCCTCACCTGCTCGGAGGTAAGATTGTAATCTTACTAATCAACAAAGATGTATAACAGACCAGGTAAAACATCTGGAAAGAAGCATGTAATGCTCATATTAATATGTTCAGGACATTTATGATTGTTTTGGGTTTGCCGATTTCCTAATTGTCACTGAAGTACACTCTGTCCCTGTTACTCAAAGTAGAGGCCCAGTGGTGCATATGCAAGTCAATATATTATGCATCACTTTTAATGGTTGACAACACTGTGTTTGATTTATAGTCAACATGTTATTTCACGTATAGGCTTTTGACACTACACTCTGTATTGCATGCGTCACAGTTTCTGTCAAAGTTAGTTAGTATTTTTCCATTTGACATGTGATACCAAATGGTAATAGCAGTGTGATGACTGAACTCTTTGTTCAGCACTTCGGTAGTTTTATTGTAGCCACAGGTGTCTCTTCTGTACTCAACTGTTCTGCTGTCTGCCTTATTATGCCTTCCTCCTGTCTTCGAAAAATGGCTTGTTTTTCACTGAGAGGGAAGAGTGCATAATGTAGGTCAGCAGATAAGAGCTTCCTGCTGGTTACACAttgcctgacacacacacacacacacacacacacacacacacacacacacacacacacacacacacacacacacacacagactggtGGGTTGTCTCAAGACAAGACCACAATATTATACACTGAAAGTCATGTAAAAGTGATTTCTCAACGCTCAAATATCCTTGTCAATTGTAGAGTAAGTTCTTAAACCTAATTCTATAGTGTTCACTAAATCCTGAATGTCAATAACCTTTGCACGTCTATGTGAGTATGACTCTGCAGGTCTGATAATGTTTGTAACACTTTTACATGATTTAATTAGTGTGACCCCAGAAACAGAGATTATTGCTGCATAATGCTGAATATTTGATGCATTTGTAGTTCTTTCCTCAAGTGAGGTGTCCATGTGTATCTGtgtcaaattatgaatgaataaatgacttCATTGATTAATGGAGGGCAATAAAATATGCAATAAATACATCTCGGCTTGAGAACGTGTTTAGAGTCAGATTTTTTCTGAGAAATGACACATGAAGATTATGTGATTAGCTAAGCAGATTGTAACAGATTGTTTACCgcagacagagagcgagaacGTCCATGGGGGTGTAAGGTCAACTAGGACTGTGTAAGATCCGCTATCGCAAACTATCCCACGCCCTCAGCCCTGTTTAcatatcaataaaaacacagaagttatagcgtgttcttgtttttgtgttttccaca is part of the Labrus mixtus chromosome 16, fLabMix1.1, whole genome shotgun sequence genome and encodes:
- the mturn gene encoding maturin — encoded protein: MEFKHLVEAAEKWCSGNPFDLIFAEEDDERRLDFYAEPGVSFYVLCPGGTDTFHVWSESEDCLPFLQLAQDYISSCGKKTLLEVLEKVFTSFRPLLGLPDIEDDSFEHYHADMEGEPGPDHQQMGVSQQ
- the LOC132990591 gene encoding E3 ubiquitin-protein ligase ZNRF2-like, which codes for MGAKQSSAGFDGRTRAYSSSDLPSGNSSGGERIAGFRYTNGPDGPRIRYTGGGPTSSGLSIPAGGRSGSHVLNQSLDGTDGDDEGQLPPEGHRLLIGSLPAHLSPHLLGGFHCPLCSKFMAADEIEKHLLMCFSKTHLTYNKDILSRDSGECAICLEELEQGDTIARLPCLCIYHKGCIDEWFEVNRSCPEHPAD